In the Salvia splendens isolate huo1 chromosome 16, SspV2, whole genome shotgun sequence genome, AGCCAGGTTTCAGCTAAGATCACCTAGGATGTAAATGCTTTtgaggagttttttttttttattctcgtGTTTGTATTTCTTTTACTGTTGGATATTTGATTTCGGATCAAGAGGTGTTGTATTTCTTTCATAAATTATGTTTTGTATAGTCCTAAATATATAATTCTTTCATAGTAtgtgaatttgaatttaatggGGATGGATTTTCGCAAAAGGAGAAGACATAATTCTAAAttgtaattttgttatttttttattaaatttgaatcaGAACGTTAGACGATTTCAAAGAATGTTGCTTTTAAAAATCAAAGATAAATAAACTAATTTATCAAGTCAGACCttccaatttcaaaatttaaatagaGTTAGGGTAATTGGGGTAATACGTATTACTATTATACTACTATGATAAATTGATTCGATGATCAAGCTCAAAAAGTAATTTGTTCACTGAAACAGTTTCATTATATCGCCCAAACAAACGCTCCTTAAGGATTAAAATTAGTCATACGTGATTCATCTCGGGTTTCAACTGCAATTAAAGGATAACATAGTAACCAGTGCAccgtaaaatttaaattttagttCAATCAAATTAGAAATACATCACTCACTATAAATTTTAGTTTGAATTTACAATCAGATAATAATACAATATGATTATAAATTTTTGTAATCTTTTGGAAAGGCATAAATTTGGTTAAATTAAAGCGGCCCGCTGATACGGCCCAACAACAGTAACTAAACTCTAGTTGGTAGCCGACCCGATCCGATCCGATCCGGAAGCAAATGCTCGGTGATCACGTGCCCAAGTTCAACTAAAAGTTCCGCGTCCTTCCATCCAATCAGATCCCTCCAACGCTATCCTGACCAATTATAGGCCGCCATGTGGGAAACCACGTAACTCCTGGTCCCACAAGTTGTCTTCATTCCAAGCTTGCacttaaaaaaaagtaaaataatcgAAGAAATTGTTGAGTACATAACCGTAAACAGAAAATCAAAAGGTACGAGCGAGCTAAAATTTGGTGATCGGCGCGGGCAGCGATCTGGTGGTTCCGTTATATTCGGCGGAAGATGGAGTCTCGCGGCAGTGGAATACACCGCGTTTTTGTCCTGGCTTTTTGCGTCGCCGGCATTTGGGCGGCTTATATCTACCAAGGGGTTCTTCAGGAGACTGTGTAAGCATATTTAGAGTTCGACATTTCTGCTCCAGTTGTTGTGGAAATTATACTTAGTTGTCTTGAATGTGGTTTGCAAATGTATTGTGGTGGATGTTTCCTAATTTTCATGTTAATAGGAGAAATGTGAAAGTTGAAGAACGAATTTAGGTTTTGGTTGAAGGAAGCTGAGTTTTCGTCGCTATGAATATCACAGTCAATGTGCTAACtctttgtgtgtgtgtgaagacATAGAGATTTAGAGATGTTTTTTCATAggaatttttgtttatttttatcctCAGGAATGTTATGGATTTATTTGTTCGTTGATCTATTgcaattttttcctttttaaacaTAATTTTGGAATAATGCTTGAATTTTGGTGACAATGTTGTTACAGGTCGACAAAAAGATTTGGTCCTGATAAGAAGAGGTTTGAGCATCTGGCCTTCTTGAACCTAGCACAGAGTGTTGTATGTTTGATATGGTCATTTATAAGTAAGTTCATTAGTTGAGTGCTTTTCTACTCTCTTTGTATATGCTGGGATGCTTATATTTTGAATTGCATCTTTGAAGTGAAAAAGCTCTGGTCAAATGGTGGTGATGCTGGAGCTCCATGGTGGAGTTATTGGAGTGCTGGAATTACAAACACGATTGGCCCGGCTATGGGGATTGAGGCTCTAAAGTACATAAGTTACCCTGCCCAGGCATGTTTGAAATTCTATGCATTCTTGTCTTCGTAGATTGTAGTTCTCTTGGTTAATGATGATTTGTTCAGTCATGATTGATCTTACTGCTTATGTCCATTTTGAagtatcatttttaattaatgtttgatttgatatttataggtGCTGGCTAAATCCTCAAAAATGATTCCGGGTGAGTTAATTTGTATTGTTGCTTATTGAATGAATTGTCGAGTTCAAATCATCCTATATCATGAAGCACATAAGGGTCATTGAATGAGATACAATATAGTTTAATGGATAAAATCTATGCTTGAAATGTAATTGGGGGAAAACTGACTtcacaaattaaatataatgGCAATTTAAAGTTCTACCAATtgcaaaaaaaagagaagttaTGAAAGAACTGACTTGTTATCTTGACTTACTACAGACCTGCTTGCAATTTAAGCTTCCCCTCGTTTATTACTTTTGAAATCAAAGGAGTAAAGTGGAATGGCATTATGGAGTGAACGCTTTAGCTTTGTTTTCTTCAATAGTACTACTTATTTAGATTTTAGAAAGAAGAAGAGTATGATATTGCATTAGAAAGATGTTCTTCATAATTTTCAAAGTTTAGCTGGTAACGTTGGGAGTATCTTCATGAAACTTGTGATCATACTTTTTTTTGAGGGTAAAATTTTATCATCCCTACCTCAATCTTATGAGTTGCTTTTCCTTTTGCAGTCATGCTGATGGGCACATTAGTTTACGGGATCAAATATACAATCCCAGAGTATATCTGCACATTGCTTGTTGCTGGAGGTGTATCCACATTTGCACTTTCAAAGGTAGATATGCGAGCTTCACAGCTAGAAGTCTCATTAGAACAGATAAATTCTTTTGCTAATTTCCAGAGGCCATTACTATATAGTCTGAACTGGAGCATGTTGACTTTATATGTGATGCAATCCTGAAATACAGATTCCATATTTGAATGTGATTTTTATTTGGTTCCACATTTTGCACACCTCAGACCAGCTCGAAGATAACAAGCAAACTAGCACACCCAAATGCTCCAATTGGCTACGGTCTTTGTTTTCTGAACCTTGCTTTTGATGGATTCACAAATGCGACTCAGGATTCAATCACAGCAAGGTAAATGAGATTTTCTAGCCCTCGCTATCTGGCACTCTGTAGGTATAAGATCTGTTCAATGCATTATGTGTATGCTTTGAAGTTTGATCTCCTTAGGACGCATTTCCTGCCTCACTCTCAAAATCAACACTTTATATGTTAAAGACACGTTTTGGTGATATATGGATGTTAATGTTCCTATTCAGGTACCCGAAGACAAGTGCGTGGAACATAATGCTAGGCATGAACTTATGGGGGAGCATCTACAATTTGGTATTCATGTTCGGCTGGCCAAACGCCATTGGGTATGATGCTATCGACTTCTGCAGGCAGCACCCGGAGGCAGCATGGGACATACTACTCTATTGCCTGTGCGGTGCAGTCGGCCAGAACTTCATTTTCCTAACAATAAGTCGATTTGGCTCCTTGACCAACACGACAATCACCACCACCAGAAAATTCGTGAGCATTGTGGTTTCTTCATTGTTAAGTGGGAACCCTCTCTCTGAGAAACAATGGGGGAGCATTGCAATGGTCTTCTCCGGATTATCCTACCAGATTTACCTGAAATGGAAGAAGTTgcagagaatgcagaagaagagGAAGTCCAATTAAGTGAGCTCATGATTTTTAGTCTCTACATGTAATATTTCCCCCTCTTTTGGGACACAAATTTGATGTAAAATTATGGCTTAAGTCATTACATGGTAGATACAGAATTGGATTCTTGTATCCCTGAAATTGTAGATTCTAATTTAGATGAACAGATGAGATCAATGTTGAAGAGAATATTTTCACTACAAATACATATCAATTCACATGGCGAGGTGCCATTATATAGTTACACAAAAGAACTAAGAATTCTATGTTTGTTACATCTATACAATAAGGCTTATGTAGCCAACTGGAACAGTGGATGTCCATATATCCAAGTTCCATGATGAGGCAAACAAATAAATAACTaacattataaaaaaacaaGACTAGGAAGAGAAGAACACGAGGATGCAGATCACGAAGATCGATCTTCAGAAGCTGGAGTGCTGCTTAGCATTCTAGGCGGTAAGAAGGCAGATCTTCGCGGGCCTATCTGTAAAAAACACAGGTCGAAATGGCTGCAACCCAATAACACACATCTCCTAAATGATGAAACCAAAGACCTCTACACGAAAAAGGTTATTCTGGTGCCTTGGTGATTGATCATAGACAATGGAGGAGGGACCTCTTGCATGATGGTGCCTGAGAAGGATTCGCGACTGTGCTCTGAGACGACGACTCCAGTCCTAGAGTTTTCATCAAGAAGTGCTTTTCCTGCACAGATTTGGTTCATTTGGTTAgcagagaaagaaaaagatgttgaaaacatatttttttgtgTGAATTCTTACACTTTCTGAAAATTTTGGGCTAGGAATTGTTGCTGCTAGTGCTCTGAATAGTGGTGTCACATGAGTAGGAGAACTGAATTCATCTTTATCGCCTTTTTTCACATGTGTTTCTTCAAATGCTGACATATTTTTCGCTGGATTAAGACAGATATTATCAAATTCGACTTTTATAAAGTTATTATGTTTTATACCTTCATTTTCTGTGCTTGTCACGGAAACACAATGTTTATCCTTCTTTTCTTGATGCAATGCGGCAGTTTCTTCCTCACATTCTCCCCTTTCGTCGCGTGGCACAATAGAGACAACAGTCCATCCTGTGCTATACTCGGAGCTCGCTGGGGATGACTCGTACACTTCGACCTCCCTGCACAGATATCAGAGTTGAGAAGGCGAATTAGGCGACTCTTCACTCAAACCTAAACCTAACTGCCCCACAAAGTTACCTCCGCGATGACCTACTGCCTTCATCAGAGCTTCTTATCCCCTCCTCCAACGCCTTGAACTTCTCTAGATGAAAATCAGCATCAACGTTTGTGATTTTAAGCAGTTGTTGGCTTTCCTTGCTCTGTTTCAGAAAATCTTGAAGCACCTGAAGCCATGTTACTATTCATAAATCAAATCTTCAAATTGTGTGTAAATTCTGTGTTTATAGCTTGGAATCGAACCCGGTCGCTCTTCCTTATCCAACTGCACAATGCCAAAACTACTTACCATCCAAGCATTTTCAAGACTCTGATCTGTTTTCTCTGCTTTAACTTTGATTGCAAGAGAGCTGAGAAGTTCTGCTTGCTGCAGCAATGCAAGCACCTTCGGATCGTCCTTTCTAAGAAACGTTTGTGCAAATTCGCTTCCCACACCTGCACGAAATATGAAACAAAAGCAAAAACTTCTTCATTTTGCAGTTCTTGAGATCAATCAAACTACACTAAAGGTCCCATGAGCTCACATTTAACAACAGATTCCTCCTTCATGTGATCTATATTCTCTCCTCCTTTACAGTTTTCTGCAATAGTTGAGATACAAGTCCTGCATCAGCATCAGCATCACCAATAGAAAAGTCAATTACCAAGAAATATAAGCAGATCAAATCCCATAAAACATTTTTCACAAAAACAAATGTTCAAAATCACCATACCTTTTCTTAAGAGCATTCTCAGATCCTTCATTCGAATCGAGCCCATTACGAAAAACAACCCTTTTGTTGTTCAAGTTGACATAT is a window encoding:
- the LOC121772095 gene encoding transcription factor MYB124-like isoform X1, with translation MKNKELNSSSSNLDTEFGEVLKKKERHIVSWSQEEDDILREQIYLHGSENWGIIASKFKDKTTRQCRRRWFTYLNSDFKKGGWLPEEDMLLCEAQRVYGNRWTEIAKVVSGRTDNAVKNRFTTLCKKRAKREALAKENSTTSYVNLNNKRVVFRNGLDSNEGSENALKKRTCISTIAENCKGGENIDHMKEESVVKCVGSEFAQTFLRKDDPKVLALLQQAELLSSLAIKVKAEKTDQSLENAWMVLQDFLKQSKESQQLLKITNVDADFHLEKFKALEEGIRSSDEGSRSSRREVEVYESSPASSEYSTGWTVVSIVPRDERGECEEETAALHQEKKDKHCVSVTSTENEAKNMSAFEETHVKKGDKDEFSSPTHVTPLFRALAATIPSPKFSESEKHFLMKTLGLESSSQSTVANPSQAPSCKRSLLHCL
- the LOC121772095 gene encoding transcription factor MYB124-like isoform X2, with translation MKNKELNSSSSNLDTEFGEVLKKKERHIVSWSQEEDDILREQIYLHGSENWGIIASKFKDKTTRQCRRRWFTYLNSDFKKGGWLPEEDMLLCEAQRVYGNRWTEIAKVVSGRTDNAVKNRFTTLCKKRAKREALAKENSTTSYVNLNNKRVVFRNGLDSNEGSENALKKRTCISTIAENCKGGENIDHMKEESVVKCVGSEFAQTFLRKDDPKVLALLQQAELLSSLAIKVKAEKTDQSLENAWMVLQDFLKQSKESQQLLKITNVDADFHLEKFKALEEGIRSSDEGSRSSRREVEVYESSPASSEYSTGWTVVSIVPRDERGECEEETAALHQEKKDKHCVSVTSTENEAFEETHVKKGDKDEFSSPTHVTPLFRALAATIPSPKFSESEKHFLMKTLGLESSSQSTVANPSQAPSCKRSLLHCL
- the LOC121772096 gene encoding UDP-galactose/UDP-glucose transporter 3; translated protein: MESRGSGIHRVFVLAFCVAGIWAAYIYQGVLQETVSTKRFGPDKKRFEHLAFLNLAQSVVCLIWSFIMKKLWSNGGDAGAPWWSYWSAGITNTIGPAMGIEALKYISYPAQVLAKSSKMIPVMLMGTLVYGIKYTIPEYICTLLVAGGVSTFALSKTSSKITSKLAHPNAPIGYGLCFLNLAFDGFTNATQDSITARYPKTSAWNIMLGMNLWGSIYNLVFMFGWPNAIGYDAIDFCRQHPEAAWDILLYCLCGAVGQNFIFLTISRFGSLTNTTITTTRKFVSIVVSSLLSGNPLSEKQWGSIAMVFSGLSYQIYLKWKKLQRMQKKRKSN